The following proteins are co-located in the Solanum pennellii chromosome 8, SPENNV200 genome:
- the LOC107028335 gene encoding uncharacterized protein LOC107028335, giving the protein MGAKLTVIENRCNDDIEIRVWVPPARPDKFQSIIRIEGNGGWKEVNSKNFIHADATILDERVSSTMLMIYIDGVYTGYYFLLTDLVKYAKLIICNRKNEDGMVVVQGIKPTFNFCRFKGCAFFPYIREKEMI; this is encoded by the exons atgggtGCTAAGCTTACAGTTATAGAAAATAGGTGCAACGATGATATTGAAATTAGAGTTTGGGTTCCTCCTGCTCGACCCGACAAATTTCAAAGCATAATCAGAATTGAAGGTAATGGTGGATGGAAGGAAGTGAATTCAAAGAATTTTATCCATGCAGATGCTACGATTCTTGATGAACGTGTGTCGTCTactatgttgatgatttatatTGATGGTGTTTATACAGGATATTACTTTCTTCTCACAGACTTGGTTAAATATGCCAAACTCATCATATGTAACAGAAAAAATGAAGATGGGATGGTTGTTGTTCAAGGAATCAAACCAACTTTCAACTTCTGCAGATTCAA GGGCTGCGCCTTCTTTCCCTATATCAGAGAAAAGGAGATGATTTAA
- the LOC114078446 gene encoding uncharacterized protein LOC114078446, whose protein sequence is MIFNPKILNPVLWIDPLISPGEICHKWKPPVPGSFKLNTDGAVKESPGPGGLGGVIRTIEVTRSLAFISKEAHDNSILARLLMEKLGAAMPTDIFREQNKVSDKLSKEGL, encoded by the exons atgattttcaatccAAAAATTCTCAATCCTGTATTATGGATTGATCCTCTTATCTCACCTGGTG AAATATGTCACAAGTGGAAGCCTCCTGTGCCAGGTAGCTTTAAACTGAATACAGATGGGGCTGTGAAAGAAAGCCCCGGACCAGGAGGCCTTGGAGGTGTTATCAGAACCATAGAGGTGACTCGATCATTGGCTTTTATCAGCAAAGAGGCCCATGATAACTCAATCCTGGCAAG GTTATTAATGGAGAAGCTGGGAGCAGCGATGCCAACAGACATATTTCGGGAGCAGAATAAAGTGTCAGACAAGCTTAGCAAGGAAGGTCTCTAG
- the LOC107027097 gene encoding uncharacterized protein LOC107027097 — MGAKLTVIENRCNHDIEIRVWVSPARPDKFQSIIRIEGEGGWKEVNSKNFIHADATILDDNDDDDIKFVSSTLLMIYIDGVYTGYYFLPIHLVKYAKVICDINEDGLLVVQGIKPTFNFCRFKGCAFFPYLRGNKKEMI; from the exons ATGGGAGCTAAACTCACAGTTATAGAAAACAGGTGCAACCATGATATTGAAATTAGAGTTTGGGTTTCTCCGGCTCGACCCGACAAATTTCAAAGCATAATTAGAATTGAAGGTGAAGGTGGATGGAAGGAAGTGAATTCCAAAAATTTCATCCATGCAGACGCTACAATtcttgatgataatgatgatgatgatatcaAATTTGTATCGTCTACCTTGCTAATGATTTATATTGATGGTGTTTATACAGGATATTACTTTCTTCCAATTCACTTAGTGAAATACGCGAAAGTCATCTGCGACATTAATGAAGATGGACTTCTTGTTGTTCAAGGAATCAAACCAACATTCAATTTCTGCAGATTTAA gGGTTGCGCCTTTTTTCCTTATCTCAGAGGAAACAAAAAGGAGATGATTTGA